One segment of Hyphomicrobiales bacterium DNA contains the following:
- a CDS encoding phosphomethylpyrimidine synthase ThiC — protein MNKHARETELMRPEVTTGPLPASRKVHVQSDHAADIRVPLREIALSEGAEAATLRVYDCSGPYTDPEAKIDVEKGLARARDAWVNERGGVEAYDGREIRPEDNGAVSARKMARAFPVRRQPLRGLPGHPVTQLEFARAGIVTKEMIYVAERENLGRKQAAEGAKARLADGESFGAAIPEFITPEFVRQEVARGRAIIPANINHGELEPMIIGRNFLVKINANIGNSAVTSSVEEEVEKMVWAIRWGADTVMDLSTGSNIHTTREWIIRNSPVPIGTVPIYQALEKCDGDPVKLTWELYRDTLIEQCEQGVD, from the coding sequence ATGAACAAGCACGCCCGTGAGACCGAACTGATGCGGCCGGAAGTGACGACCGGCCCGCTGCCCGCCTCGCGCAAGGTCCATGTGCAGTCCGACCATGCGGCCGATATCCGGGTGCCATTGCGCGAGATCGCGCTGAGCGAAGGCGCCGAGGCGGCGACGCTTCGCGTCTACGATTGCTCCGGCCCCTATACCGACCCCGAGGCGAAGATCGACGTCGAGAAGGGTCTTGCCCGCGCGCGCGATGCCTGGGTGAACGAGCGCGGCGGGGTCGAGGCCTATGACGGCCGCGAGATCAGGCCGGAGGACAATGGCGCCGTCTCCGCCAGGAAGATGGCGCGCGCCTTCCCGGTGCGGCGGCAGCCCCTGCGCGGCCTTCCCGGCCACCCCGTGACGCAGCTCGAATTCGCCCGCGCCGGCATTGTCACCAAGGAGATGATCTATGTCGCCGAACGCGAGAATCTCGGCCGCAAGCAAGCGGCGGAGGGCGCCAAGGCGAGGCTTGCCGACGGCGAGAGCTTCGGCGCGGCGATCCCCGAATTCATCACGCCGGAATTTGTCCGCCAGGAGGTCGCCCGCGGCCGCGCGATCATCCCCGCCAACATCAATCACGGCGAACTGGAGCCGATGATCATCGGCCGCAACTTCCTCGTCAAGATCAACGCCAATATCGGCAATTCCGCCGTCACCTCCTCGGTCGAGGAGGAGGTGGAGAAGATGGTGTGGGCGATCCGCTGGGGCGCCGACACGGTGATGGACCTGTCCACCGGCAGCAACATCCACACCACGCGCGAATGGATTATCCGCAATTCGCCGGTGCCGATCGGCACGGTGCCGATCTACCAGGCGCTGGAGAAATGCGACGGCGACCCGGTCAAGCTCACCTGGGAGCTTTATCGCGACACGCTGATCGAGCAGTGCGAGCAAGGCGTCGACTA